The Desulfohalovibrio reitneri genome contains a region encoding:
- a CDS encoding glycosyltransferase family 2 protein, giving the protein MYLSIIFPAFNEEGIIEEHVNQVAAYLENLLPGDKPFEIVMVDDGSSDATPGIMDRMAGENPQLRAVHHPRNLGRGRAIRTGFENAQGQYVVSLDADLSYAPKHIERLLAPLESGEADVVLASAYHSEGSVRNVPFKRAFISRVANMILARSFPGGLHTVTCVVRGYRREVTDTLELISDGKDFHLEILQKAMLLGFRVAEIPAHLKWRPAKRTSGGGKGLSLGKLARMTCNHLFANFLFRPNLLLYLPAALTVAIMLAILGNVGWAFADLLAQQPQDIALSSQVFAALRKVILQAKVSFFLLGFCVLFLLQFGALTLLANQQKHGKDEQYILTCRTNARLRKLLGERE; this is encoded by the coding sequence ATGTATTTGAGCATCATCTTTCCCGCCTTCAACGAGGAAGGCATCATCGAGGAGCATGTGAACCAGGTGGCCGCCTACCTGGAAAACCTCCTGCCAGGGGACAAGCCCTTCGAGATCGTCATGGTGGACGATGGCAGTTCGGACGCCACCCCCGGCATCATGGACCGCATGGCCGGAGAGAATCCGCAACTGCGGGCCGTCCACCACCCCCGCAACCTCGGGCGCGGCCGGGCCATACGCACCGGTTTCGAGAACGCCCAAGGTCAGTACGTGGTCAGCCTCGACGCCGACCTCTCCTACGCACCGAAACACATTGAGCGATTGCTCGCGCCGCTGGAATCCGGCGAGGCCGACGTGGTCCTGGCTTCGGCCTATCACTCGGAAGGGAGCGTGCGGAATGTGCCCTTCAAGCGCGCCTTCATCTCTCGCGTGGCCAACATGATCCTGGCTCGTTCCTTTCCCGGCGGCCTGCACACCGTGACCTGCGTGGTGCGCGGGTACCGCCGTGAAGTGACCGACACGCTGGAACTCATCAGCGATGGCAAGGATTTCCATCTGGAGATTCTGCAAAAAGCCATGCTTTTGGGCTTCCGGGTGGCCGAGATCCCGGCGCATCTCAAATGGCGGCCGGCCAAACGCACATCCGGCGGCGGCAAGGGGCTCTCCCTGGGCAAGCTGGCGCGCATGACCTGCAACCATCTCTTCGCCAACTTCCTCTTCCGCCCCAACCTCCTGCTTTATCTTCCAGCGGCTCTGACGGTGGCCATCATGCTGGCCATCCTGGGCAATGTGGGTTGGGCCTTTGCCGACCTGCTGGCCCAGCAGCCGCAGGACATTGCCCTGTCTTCGCAGGTCTTCGCCGCGCTGCGGAAAGTCATCCTGCAGGCCAAGGTGTCCTTCTTCCTGCTGGGCTTCTGCGTCCTGTTCCTGTTGCAGTTCGGGGCCCTGACCTTGTTGGCCAACCAGCAAAAGCACGGCAAGGACGAGCAGTACATCCTGACCTGCCGGACCAACGCCAGATTGCGGAAACTCCTGGGCGAGAGGGAGTAG